Part of the Juglans regia cultivar Chandler chromosome 14, Walnut 2.0, whole genome shotgun sequence genome, GTGAGTTATTTTTACTTATTCTGTAGTTGGAATCATTTGTTTTTTGACATGTCTTTATCAGTTTCTATACACGTGTGTTCTGGTCTTTCACTAATGCAttttcaatcaacaaatatggATAcactgaaaaattttaaatggacATTGTCTTTactgacttatcaaaaaagaaatatgcTTAAGCtatgttgttgttgttctcTTCTCGCAAAAGTTCTGAGGAACAgtcctctctatttctctctctcacatctaTGGTGTCTGATGTAGTTTTCATGCGACTTTCCTCGCCATTTAACTTGTAGGGTATCCCAAAAATTGAGCCCAATAGTGATCTGCAGCATGTTGTTGAGGTACACGTGCACTCACTCTTTCAGTGTTGTCTAGTTATGGCTATAATTTGGgcctctttcctttttctttttcttttctaattgaTGTATTTGTTTTGAAGATCAAAACCGTGGACCAaattgagagaatgagagagactTGCAAAGTAAGTTCTATTTGTAAGTTTATGTTATAAGAGGAGCAGGTTCTATAATTCAAGCAATTATTGTATGACGTCTCATTCTTTCATCCGTGGTCTTCCTTTAACTATGCGTTAATTGCCAACTGTATGCACATATAGTAACATATTATGCTGCATGCTCTTACTCATGGTACAGTGGTTTCGCATGATCTCTAGTGTTTTGCAGAGGGCAGGATAGTGAATCTGGTAACACTGGCTCATCTAAGGCTATCCTAGGAagatgattttttcaaaaattcttgAACATTGTTCATAagttttcactttttatttttaattttccctTGGGTTTCTTCTGTTGCTGATTCTATTTGTGAGTATAGTCGATGATTTTTTTGGATAGTTAGAGTATACTCGATGATTTgactaaaaataattaaagagccTATATTGAAAAcacaaattcaatattttctgtgAAAATAATAATGCTCCTTGTTGTAGTtgtctacatttttttttggtacttctTAGGCAATGTTTGGGATGGAACCGGTGTAAATTTAGTAAGTTCTGTTCATTGGCATAGATTCTGAAGTTCCTGTTTTACAACCATTACTCTCAGATTGCAAGGGAAGTTCTAGATGCAGCTGCTCATGTAATTCGACCTGGCGTGACAACTGATGAGATCGATCAGGTGGTTCATGATGCAACTATTGCAGCTGGTATGGGTTTTCCATTCTCCAGAATATAGTAATACTTACTAAGTCTTATTCCTGTTTTCTTTGTAAGTAATTAATAAGCGCAAAAGGCACAACTTCAGCACACATGGAGTTCATAAGAGAgaattttattccttttttaaactcttgaatcaaattttacatttaagCGTGCAATATATGACCAGGTGGGTTGATTTAggacaggtttggggggtgagatgagaattttgtgttttgttttagtgtttaaaatattatgttttagtatattattgtattgggatttgaaaaagttgaattgggatttgaaaaagttgaattgtttattatattttgtatggggatttgaaaaagttgaattgtttattatattttgtatggggatttgaaaaatgtgtaatgatgagatgagatgagaattttgtgtctcatcccaccccccaaacctgtccTTAGTGATGAAGAATCAAGGGGAATAGGGAGCAATCTGTAATGGCCTAGATTCCACATGACGAGAGTCCAATAAACTTGTTTGTCTCTTGAATTGAGTTTGCTGTTGTTACGTTTAAACTTTTTGCTGATTAGACACTAATTTGTTTGTACCATATTTGTCAGTGTGAGTACCCAGAGATCAACACATGGGATTAGGTTACTGGCTATTTTTCACagttcagttttttttaaatatatatatatatatatgtatgtatgtatgataaGAAAAAGggggggaaaagaaagaaaagatcgGCATGAGTATAAAAGTTTTGGtagaaaggaacaaaaaaatgatttaggcctcgtttggatagtcaaatgagatgagatgagaaatctgtgaatagtagtgaaacagtttgagttaagatttttattgggtttcgaaaaaggaaagaaaaaattgaataaaaatattataaagttaaaatattgttaaatataattttttaatataatttttgttttggaatttgaaaaattttaattgatttttgtgttttatatggaagtttgagaaagttgtaatgatttgatgaataagtatgaatgagaaattgaaaagtgtttgtgtttaagtgtttagatgttgagatgagatggaatgagatgagatcaactgcgtatccaaatggggccttagCCTAATGTATTGCACTCATTGCCATAGTAACAGAAATGGGTTTAATACATGGTGGCAGCAAACATTTGAACTTTTGAAACACTTATGCACATCACTTACTCTCTAGAATTGGTTGAGCCAATGGGTCTTGGAGGGGTGTTATGCGAAACCCATCAATTTTACTGAAGTTTTCCTGGTTTTAACTTGTTTTCTTGCTTGTCTTATATTTTAGTTGTAGCAAACCAGAAAATTGTGTCTATGTTACTTACTCCAATTGCCATGCTGGTCCACTTATGGTAAACTGTGGTTTTCATGGGGTACAGTGACACATGATGCTGTGTCAGTGCATTTGATCTGTGTTAGACACTGATATCTGCTTGCGTCTGCCATATTCTTGTCAGTTTTCATTTCTAAATCACTGAtcaaaaaagttttcatttcttaattAACCATCGGGGGTGCTTATTGGTTTCCATGAACTTATTTTCTATGGTGGTTTGAATTAGAAGAAAGACAGTACTTATACCACTTTAAAGGGTTTTTTATGCATGTTTggagaaatatatattaaggtaAGATTCTAAAGAGAAACTGAGGGTAGCTATTCTTTCTTATACTCTGCTAATCATGTTAAACCATATGCCTTAATGTGATTTGTTTATTTACATGGCCATTGGTGATGCTGTATCTTCAGCTTTTTTGAGTTCTAGATCATGGCAGCATGCATTTCTAgcctataattaataaattgtgCTTTCTTGAAATTCTACTTCAATGCAGGAGGATATCCATCTCCTCTCAATTATCATTTCTTCCCCAAGTCTTGCTGCACGTAGGTActtctatgtgtattttttttttaacttttcttgaGATGGTATGGTATTGATCAGGTATATCTGCTTCTAcctgtctctttgttgcaggtcAGTTAATGAAGTAATTTGCCATGGAATTCCAGATGCTAGGTATTTTGTCAAACCAATTCCTTAAAAAATTGGGTTATTGTCCTTTTTTAGTCATGAGTTACTTCATGTACATTGTTAGCTCTGCCACTCTCTCCAAACCAAAGTTTGAACACTATTCTCGATTCTTTGCTTCAGATATGTTTTCGTTTTGGGTTATCAGATTATGCtataattctaaattaaaacatCAATAATTTAAGTAGTCCGACAGCTAAAGGTTTAGAGCTTTTAGTCAGCAGTGATAACTTCTAGGATTTCAGGTATGGGCTACGTGTTATATAAGTCACCTCATTTTCTATTCCATTTAGAGTGATTCTAGTTGGATCCGAGAACTGGGCTTTTGCCTGTACTTTCCTTTTGTGTGATCTAATGAGCCATGATTATGTTAATATAATGAGTTCTGCaagttattaatatttttgttttcattatctATAAACGTCAAGGTTAATCCTGGAGAAAACTATCCTCACCAGATACCATTCTATTTGCTGCAGGGCATTAGAGGATGGTGATATTGTTAATGTGGATGTGACTGTGTACTACAAAGGTGTTCATGGTATGAAGCTTTTTACTTGTATTATGAATTTCTATATTTCCAAAGAAGCTCCTTTTTTAACCAATGGTTTGTTCATCATGTAGGTGATCTCAATGAAACGTACTTTGTGGGTAATGTTGATGAAGAGTCTCAACGGCTGGTCCGGTGTACATATGAGTGCTTGGAGAAAGCAATATCTATTGGTATGTGTTGGATATGTCAGTTAAGTGATCTCTGAACCGTATGTGACCTCTCTGATGATTGAGTTTGTAGTGCTGTTTTGGTTGGTGACCCTAGTACTTAAAACCAATGAAAGCACACTGCATTGACCAGTATCGGTTAGCTTCTCACATTTTGGTGGCACCGTGCGGACTCTGATGATGtgtttaaaagtttatttatttatacttgaCATTGCTACCTTTAATTATTTGGTTGAAGTTAACCTTGTGATTTTTCACAATAATATCTGCCCCATATGTGCATTGCACTGGCAgatcacttcttcttctttttttgataggtaatcaagaagttttattcatagaaataggcaaagtCCAAGTACACGGAGTATGCATGAGTCACTGGCAGATCACTTCTATGGATGGGATAGTGCAAATTGTCCTTGTTCTGGATATACCTCTAGTTTGCAGAGTGTTAAAATGTCACTATCATGCTTTATTGAAATCTTCCTGTTTTATCTGAAATTTGCAGAATTTATTGTAGTATAATAATTTGAAGACTTTCAATCTTGTATCGAGTTTTAAggacttgaaatataaaatttgttttcttctttttttgtcaaATTCAGTGAAACCTGGAGTTCGATTCCGTGAAATTGGGGAGGTCATTAATCGTCATGCTTCAATGTCGGGGTTTTCTGTGGTAATGTTTAACACTGATCTGCAATTGTAAGcatctttctttctatcatATGACTGATGGTCTTTGGAAATTCTTACTCTATTTCTGTTGCGCAAGTAGGTAAAATCATATTGTGGTCATGGTATTGGAGAGCTCTTTCATTGTGCACCCAATATTCCACACTATGGACGTATCCTAAATTAAGCTGTGGCTTTTTAAACCCAGcattttttatagtattaaattacTTCATTCTTTTCATGGGAAATTAATGGTGGAGTATAACAAGTGCACTCTTTGATAATACTGTGAAAAAAGTTCTATTACTTTTTGCTTGCCTCATTTATGCATCAGTGACCTTAACGCAAGCAGGAAATAAAGCCGTTGGTGTGATGAAGGCTGGACAAACCTTTACAATTGAACCAATGATCAACGCTGGTATttgcatattatttaaatgtgtACTAGTTGAATTGATTATTTATCTGCTAGTGACATCTCAATAACTGTTCTGAATAGGGGTTTGGCGTGATCGGATGTGGCCTGATGGATGGACTGCTGTCGCTGCTGATGGCAAACGCAGTGCTCAGTTTGAGCACACCCTTTTGGTAACTGCACATTTCCAGCTTCTTTTGGCATTGTTATTGGGTTAAGTTGGTCCGAGTTACTGTAATTGGTTTGAAGTGGTCCTCGAAGCATATAATCTGAGACTACTACTAGACCACAGTCTCATTTCGATTTGGGTGCACTGCCCATATTTCTCCATGACCTCTCACCCTCTTTGAGAATATGCATACCTGTTAAACATGATCTTTGATAATTTATACTTAGCGTGTGATATTCCTGACTTCTTCTGAAGTCAGTCGTTCATCTTCGGAACCACTCACAACAATCCTTGAGAGGCCGTAGTTTAAGTTTGTAAATCAATTCCATTGTTTCGGTTGAAACTCTCGAACTCAGAAATGCTAGGAAGACAAGACAAAATGTGTTATTGTTTACATGGTAGGATGTTTACATGTCCATGGCTGATGCAAACTCTTGAAAAACTAGCCTGGAATATTCCGGTGATTGATCATTTGAAGTTAGCCCGATGTCCTGCACTATCTAGCTTAATTTTCAACATTGTTTCTATGATTTGAGTTATAAATTTGATTAACCTCTGAGCATATCAAGGAATTAAATGAACATTCAATACCATACATGCCGTgattagaatattaaaaaaaaaaaagtgcaatgcTATTTTTCACCTAAAATCACGTCATCCTTTGTCACACTTTGTGGTTTTATACGTCAGACACTTGGTAATCACTAGCATGTGCCATATAATAAGTATGACTGAGGATTATAAATTTAGGATATAGATcagtatttctttaaaaaaaataaaaaaatttgttgcgtATGTAGATAAATCACCATTCACCATTGTCTCTGTATTAATGTTTATGACCTCAGTTATGCTTGAAGCTCTCGTAAGATATTGACCAGACATAACCGGTTGTGTTTGATTTAGCAAACGATATTTACTTTCCTTGTTATCCTCCTTTAGGTGACAGAGACCGGAGTCGAGGTTCTAACTGCGCGATTGCCTTCCTCCCCTCGTGTGTTTCCTTGGCTAAATGATGCATAACATCGGTGATTGTCTCTGAGGTGAAGCCAGATGATAGTGGATACAATACAAGCGAATCATATCCCAATGACACACACCATCCCTAAACTATCGCAAATCATTTGAGGAcatattactttttactttttcgcTAGTGATGTTTGCGACTGACTGCATAAATACCTTAAATTAATGCGAAAGGTGCAGAAGTGTGCTTTGGTGTTTCACATCTTGATGACCCTTCTtgcccttttttattttctatacaCATAATAGAACCTAAAAATGTTCCCaacatttatgaagttttttttttaaatctgaaggGTCAAGATTCAAGCCACATTCTTTTTTACTCGGAGCTTAGAACAAATTAAGATAAGAAGCTCCCATGCATTAGATCAATGCAACAGATGCGACTAAATTCGTAATGAAACTCGAACTTCGTTGACTGTACTATGTAATTCCAAGATACCATGAGCTCAAATTTAGCTGTTCTTTAAATATTACCAGGAGAGTCGGAGACGTAGAGCCATTATCTAGTTAGTAGCTAGTGCGAGAGGTATTTGACGtgaatatataaaatctaaGAGAAAAGTGTCCCATCAAGTTCAAGTGTGAGGCTCTTCAAATATGAAGtgagttttacaatatttattattaattatttgtgtGACATCCTGCAAATTATATATGGTTCACTTCATTTATCTATTTCTCACTTAAAATCTTGAAATTCGGATAAAAATTAGAGGAAATATTCATTCAAAGTTTAGAGTTCCATGCCCATAGAAATTGGCACAAGCCAGGCAagaatgataaattattaaatattaatattggatGGTTATCCTCGATCATGAGTTGGCAACTGCAATACCAGTTAATGGCCAGCGAGAGCCGAAAACCCTATGTGACTCTGTGTCCCTATGAGAAATATATGATCTTAATGGATATTATATTGTCTATTTACAATCATAGAGTGTTAAGTTTTAcgtacttcttttaaaaatagtaagtaaatacgatatttatat contains:
- the LOC109015661 gene encoding methionine aminopeptidase 1A isoform X1 encodes the protein MAETTTTTTLSCARCGNPAHLQCPKCMELKLPREGASFCTQDCFKASWSSHKSVHLKAKLSSLGTGTPHEQNSDLLNEGWLYCLKKGQARTPKLPHFDWTGTLRPYPIGGRRAVPAHIEHPDWAVDGIPKIEPNSDLQHVVEIKTVDQIERMRETCKIAREVLDAAAHVIRPGVTTDEIDQVVHDATIAAGGYPSPLNYHFFPKSCCTSVNEVICHGIPDARALEDGDIVNVDVTVYYKGVHGDLNETYFVGNVDEESQRLVRCTYECLEKAISIVKPGVRFREIGEVINRHASMSGFSVVKSYCGHGIGELFHCAPNIPHYGRNKAVGVMKAGQTFTIEPMINAGVWRDRMWPDGWTAVAADGKRSAQFEHTLLVTETGVEVLTARLPSSPRVFPWLNDA
- the LOC109015661 gene encoding methionine aminopeptidase 1A isoform X2, producing MAETTTTTTLSCARCGNPAHLQCPKCMELKLPREGASFCTQDCFKASWSSHKSVHLKAKLSSLGTGTPHEQNSDLLNEGWLYCLKKGQARTPKLPHFDWTGTLRPYPIGGRRAVPAHIEHPDWAVDGIPKIEPNSDLQHVVEIKTVDQIERMRETCKIAREVLDAAAHVIRPGVTTDEIDQVVHDATIAAGGYPSPLNYHFFPKSCCTSVNEVICHGIPDARALEDGDIVNVDVTVYYKGVHGDLNETYFVGNVDEESQRLVRCTYECLEKAISIVKPGVRFREIGEVINRHASMSGFSVVKSYCGHGIGELFHCAPNIPHYGRNKAVGVMKAGQTFTIEPMINAGICILFKCGFGVIGCGLMDGLLSLLMANAVLSLSTPFW